From Saccopteryx leptura isolate mSacLep1 chromosome 3, mSacLep1_pri_phased_curated, whole genome shotgun sequence, one genomic window encodes:
- the EDAR gene encoding tumor necrosis factor receptor superfamily member EDAR isoform X3, whose product MSPCSSQMSPRSSRQPQGFKPGSSASQANALSTAPPPDQVNLWERMAHVGDCRQMPWLPVLVVSLMCSARAEYSNCGENEYYNLTTGLCHECPQCGPGEEPYLSCGYGTKDEDYGCIPCPAEKFSKGGYQICRRHKDCEGFFRATVLMPGDMENDAECGPCLPGYYILEKRPRNIYGMVCYSCLLAPPNTKECAGAIPGVSASFPSTADSSTLSTLQHARKAELSGQGHLATALIIAMSTIFIMAIAIVLIIMFYIMKTKPSAPACCSSHSVKSVEAQVSKEEEKKEAPDNVVIFSEKDEFEKLTAAPAKTAKSENDASSENEQLLSRSIDSDEEPAPDKQGPPELCLLSLVHLARERSATTTKSTGIQSRRKKILDVYANVCGVVEGLSPTELPFDCLEKTSRMLSATYNSEKAIVKTWRHLAESFGLKRDEIGGMTDGMQLFDRISTAGYSIPELLTKLVQIERLDAVESLCADILEWAGVLPPTSQLPTAS is encoded by the exons GTGAACCTGTGGGAGAGGATGGCCCATGTAGGAGACTGCAGACAGATGCCTTGGCTCCCTGTCCTGGTG GTGTCTCTGATGTGCTCAGCTAGAGCAGAATACTCCAATTGCGGCGAGAATGAGTACTACAACCTGACTACGGGGCTGTGCCATGAGTGTCCCCAGTGTGGGCCAGGGGAGGAGCCATACCTG TCCTGTGGCTATGGTACCAAAGATGAAGACTATGGCTGCATCCCTTGCCCAGCAGAGAAGTTTTCCAAAGGAGGCTATCAGATATGCAGGCGCCACAAAGACTGTGAAGGCTTCTTCCGGGCCACCGTGCTGATGCCAGGAGACATGGAGAATGACGCCGAGTGTGGGCCTTGTCTTCCTGG CTACTACATACTGGAAAAGAGACCCAGGAACATCTACGGCATGGTCTGCTATTCCTGCCTCCTGGCACCTCCCAACACCAAGGAAT GTGCAGGAGCCATTCCGGGGGTTTCTGCCAGCTTCCCCAGCACCGCTGACAGCAGCACCCTCTCTACTCTCCAGCACGCCCGTAAAG CAGAACTCTCAGGCCAGGGACACCTGGCCACGGCTCTGATCATTGCCATGTCCACCATCTTCATCATGGCCATCGCAATTGTGCTCATCATCATGTTCTACATCATGAAGACAAAACCTTCTGCCCCAG CCTGCTGCAGCAGCCACTCCGTGAAAAGTGTGGAAGCCCAAGTGAgcaaggaagaggagaagaaagaagcccCAG ACAATGTGGTGATTTTCTCTGAGAAGGATGAATTTGAgaagctgacagcagctccagcAAAGACGGCCAAGAG CGAGAACGATGCCTCCTCCGAGAACGAGCAGCTGCTGAGCCGGAGCATAGACAGTGACGAGGAGCCCGCCCCTGACAAGCAGGGCCCCCCCGAGCTGTGCCTGCTGTCTCTGGTGCATCTGGCCAGGGAGAGGTCAGCCACTACCACCAAGTCCACTGGG ATTCAAAGCCGAAGGAAAAAGATATTGGATGTGTATGCCAACGTATGTGGAGTTGTCGAAG GCCTCAGCCCCACCGAGCTGCCCTTCGACTGCCTGGAGAAGACCAGCCGCATGCTCAGCGCCACTTACAACTCTGAGAAGGCCATCGTGAAAACATGGCGCCACCTTGCCGAGAGCTTCGGACTAAAGCGGGACGAGATCGGGGGCATGACTGACGGCATGCAGCTGTTTGACCGCATCAGCACCGCAGGCTACAGCATCCCGGAGCTGCTCACGAAGCTGGTGCAGATCGAGCGGCTGGATGCAGTGGAGTCCTTGTGCGCAGACATACTGGAGTGGGCTGGGGTCTTGCCACCCACCTCCCAGCTGCCCACTGCATCCTGA
- the EDAR gene encoding tumor necrosis factor receptor superfamily member EDAR isoform X4 → MAHVGDCRQMPWLPVLVVSLMCSARAEYSNCGENEYYNLTTGLCHECPQCGPGEEPYLSCGYGTKDEDYGCIPCPAEKFSKGGYQICRRHKDCEGFFRATVLMPGDMENDAECGPCLPGYYILEKRPRNIYGMVCYSCLLAPPNTKECAGAIPGVSASFPSTADSSTLSTLQHARKAELSGQGHLATALIIAMSTIFIMAIAIVLIIMFYIMKTKPSAPGDCSPMPVPRSPLEQVHQLAPLVSLAAHTLLFSQLACCSSHSVKSVEAQVSKEEEKKEAPDNVVIFSEKDEFEKLTAAPAKTAKSENDASSENEQLLSRSIDSDEEPAPDKQGPPELCLLSLVHLARERSATTTKSTGIQSRRKKILDVYANVCGVVEGLSPTELPFDCLEKTSRMLSATYNSEKAIVKTWRHLAESFGLKRDEIGGMTDGMQLFDRISTAGYSIPELLTKLVQIERLDAVESLCADILEWAGVLPPTSQLPTAS, encoded by the exons ATGGCCCATGTAGGAGACTGCAGACAGATGCCTTGGCTCCCTGTCCTGGTG GTGTCTCTGATGTGCTCAGCTAGAGCAGAATACTCCAATTGCGGCGAGAATGAGTACTACAACCTGACTACGGGGCTGTGCCATGAGTGTCCCCAGTGTGGGCCAGGGGAGGAGCCATACCTG TCCTGTGGCTATGGTACCAAAGATGAAGACTATGGCTGCATCCCTTGCCCAGCAGAGAAGTTTTCCAAAGGAGGCTATCAGATATGCAGGCGCCACAAAGACTGTGAAGGCTTCTTCCGGGCCACCGTGCTGATGCCAGGAGACATGGAGAATGACGCCGAGTGTGGGCCTTGTCTTCCTGG CTACTACATACTGGAAAAGAGACCCAGGAACATCTACGGCATGGTCTGCTATTCCTGCCTCCTGGCACCTCCCAACACCAAGGAAT GTGCAGGAGCCATTCCGGGGGTTTCTGCCAGCTTCCCCAGCACCGCTGACAGCAGCACCCTCTCTACTCTCCAGCACGCCCGTAAAG CAGAACTCTCAGGCCAGGGACACCTGGCCACGGCTCTGATCATTGCCATGTCCACCATCTTCATCATGGCCATCGCAATTGTGCTCATCATCATGTTCTACATCATGAAGACAAAACCTTCTGCCCCAGGTGACTGCTCCCCAATGCCTGTTCCGAGATCCCCCCTTGAACAAGTCCATCAACTCGCCCCATTGGTGAGCTTAGCTGCTCACACCCTTCTCTTTTCCCAACTAGCCTGCTGCAGCAGCCACTCCGTGAAAAGTGTGGAAGCCCAAGTGAgcaaggaagaggagaagaaagaagcccCAG ACAATGTGGTGATTTTCTCTGAGAAGGATGAATTTGAgaagctgacagcagctccagcAAAGACGGCCAAGAG CGAGAACGATGCCTCCTCCGAGAACGAGCAGCTGCTGAGCCGGAGCATAGACAGTGACGAGGAGCCCGCCCCTGACAAGCAGGGCCCCCCCGAGCTGTGCCTGCTGTCTCTGGTGCATCTGGCCAGGGAGAGGTCAGCCACTACCACCAAGTCCACTGGG ATTCAAAGCCGAAGGAAAAAGATATTGGATGTGTATGCCAACGTATGTGGAGTTGTCGAAG GCCTCAGCCCCACCGAGCTGCCCTTCGACTGCCTGGAGAAGACCAGCCGCATGCTCAGCGCCACTTACAACTCTGAGAAGGCCATCGTGAAAACATGGCGCCACCTTGCCGAGAGCTTCGGACTAAAGCGGGACGAGATCGGGGGCATGACTGACGGCATGCAGCTGTTTGACCGCATCAGCACCGCAGGCTACAGCATCCCGGAGCTGCTCACGAAGCTGGTGCAGATCGAGCGGCTGGATGCAGTGGAGTCCTTGTGCGCAGACATACTGGAGTGGGCTGGGGTCTTGCCACCCACCTCCCAGCTGCCCACTGCATCCTGA
- the EDAR gene encoding tumor necrosis factor receptor superfamily member EDAR isoform X2, protein MSPCSSQMSPRSSRQPQGFKPGSSASQANALSTAPPPDQVNLWERMAHVGDCRQMPWLPVLVVSLMCSARAEYSNCGENEYYNLTTGLCHECPQCGPGEEPYLVRLPAQPPDHSLLDLSCGYGTKDEDYGCIPCPAEKFSKGGYQICRRHKDCEGFFRATVLMPGDMENDAECGPCLPGYYILEKRPRNIYGMVCYSCLLAPPNTKECAGAIPGVSASFPSTADSSTLSTLQHARKAELSGQGHLATALIIAMSTIFIMAIAIVLIIMFYIMKTKPSAPACCSSHSVKSVEAQVSKEEEKKEAPDNVVIFSEKDEFEKLTAAPAKTAKSENDASSENEQLLSRSIDSDEEPAPDKQGPPELCLLSLVHLARERSATTTKSTGIQSRRKKILDVYANVCGVVEGLSPTELPFDCLEKTSRMLSATYNSEKAIVKTWRHLAESFGLKRDEIGGMTDGMQLFDRISTAGYSIPELLTKLVQIERLDAVESLCADILEWAGVLPPTSQLPTAS, encoded by the exons GTGAACCTGTGGGAGAGGATGGCCCATGTAGGAGACTGCAGACAGATGCCTTGGCTCCCTGTCCTGGTG GTGTCTCTGATGTGCTCAGCTAGAGCAGAATACTCCAATTGCGGCGAGAATGAGTACTACAACCTGACTACGGGGCTGTGCCATGAGTGTCCCCAGTGTGGGCCAGGGGAGGAGCCATACCTGGTAAGGCTCCCTGCCCAGCCACCAGACCACAGCCTCCTGGACCTA TCCTGTGGCTATGGTACCAAAGATGAAGACTATGGCTGCATCCCTTGCCCAGCAGAGAAGTTTTCCAAAGGAGGCTATCAGATATGCAGGCGCCACAAAGACTGTGAAGGCTTCTTCCGGGCCACCGTGCTGATGCCAGGAGACATGGAGAATGACGCCGAGTGTGGGCCTTGTCTTCCTGG CTACTACATACTGGAAAAGAGACCCAGGAACATCTACGGCATGGTCTGCTATTCCTGCCTCCTGGCACCTCCCAACACCAAGGAAT GTGCAGGAGCCATTCCGGGGGTTTCTGCCAGCTTCCCCAGCACCGCTGACAGCAGCACCCTCTCTACTCTCCAGCACGCCCGTAAAG CAGAACTCTCAGGCCAGGGACACCTGGCCACGGCTCTGATCATTGCCATGTCCACCATCTTCATCATGGCCATCGCAATTGTGCTCATCATCATGTTCTACATCATGAAGACAAAACCTTCTGCCCCAG CCTGCTGCAGCAGCCACTCCGTGAAAAGTGTGGAAGCCCAAGTGAgcaaggaagaggagaagaaagaagcccCAG ACAATGTGGTGATTTTCTCTGAGAAGGATGAATTTGAgaagctgacagcagctccagcAAAGACGGCCAAGAG CGAGAACGATGCCTCCTCCGAGAACGAGCAGCTGCTGAGCCGGAGCATAGACAGTGACGAGGAGCCCGCCCCTGACAAGCAGGGCCCCCCCGAGCTGTGCCTGCTGTCTCTGGTGCATCTGGCCAGGGAGAGGTCAGCCACTACCACCAAGTCCACTGGG ATTCAAAGCCGAAGGAAAAAGATATTGGATGTGTATGCCAACGTATGTGGAGTTGTCGAAG GCCTCAGCCCCACCGAGCTGCCCTTCGACTGCCTGGAGAAGACCAGCCGCATGCTCAGCGCCACTTACAACTCTGAGAAGGCCATCGTGAAAACATGGCGCCACCTTGCCGAGAGCTTCGGACTAAAGCGGGACGAGATCGGGGGCATGACTGACGGCATGCAGCTGTTTGACCGCATCAGCACCGCAGGCTACAGCATCCCGGAGCTGCTCACGAAGCTGGTGCAGATCGAGCGGCTGGATGCAGTGGAGTCCTTGTGCGCAGACATACTGGAGTGGGCTGGGGTCTTGCCACCCACCTCCCAGCTGCCCACTGCATCCTGA
- the EDAR gene encoding tumor necrosis factor receptor superfamily member EDAR isoform X1 encodes MSPCSSQMSPRSSRQPQGFKPGSSASQANALSTAPPPDQVNLWERMAHVGDCRQMPWLPVLVVSLMCSARAEYSNCGENEYYNLTTGLCHECPQCGPGEEPYLSCGYGTKDEDYGCIPCPAEKFSKGGYQICRRHKDCEGFFRATVLMPGDMENDAECGPCLPGYYILEKRPRNIYGMVCYSCLLAPPNTKECAGAIPGVSASFPSTADSSTLSTLQHARKAELSGQGHLATALIIAMSTIFIMAIAIVLIIMFYIMKTKPSAPGDCSPMPVPRSPLEQVHQLAPLVSLAAHTLLFSQLACCSSHSVKSVEAQVSKEEEKKEAPDNVVIFSEKDEFEKLTAAPAKTAKSENDASSENEQLLSRSIDSDEEPAPDKQGPPELCLLSLVHLARERSATTTKSTGIQSRRKKILDVYANVCGVVEGLSPTELPFDCLEKTSRMLSATYNSEKAIVKTWRHLAESFGLKRDEIGGMTDGMQLFDRISTAGYSIPELLTKLVQIERLDAVESLCADILEWAGVLPPTSQLPTAS; translated from the exons GTGAACCTGTGGGAGAGGATGGCCCATGTAGGAGACTGCAGACAGATGCCTTGGCTCCCTGTCCTGGTG GTGTCTCTGATGTGCTCAGCTAGAGCAGAATACTCCAATTGCGGCGAGAATGAGTACTACAACCTGACTACGGGGCTGTGCCATGAGTGTCCCCAGTGTGGGCCAGGGGAGGAGCCATACCTG TCCTGTGGCTATGGTACCAAAGATGAAGACTATGGCTGCATCCCTTGCCCAGCAGAGAAGTTTTCCAAAGGAGGCTATCAGATATGCAGGCGCCACAAAGACTGTGAAGGCTTCTTCCGGGCCACCGTGCTGATGCCAGGAGACATGGAGAATGACGCCGAGTGTGGGCCTTGTCTTCCTGG CTACTACATACTGGAAAAGAGACCCAGGAACATCTACGGCATGGTCTGCTATTCCTGCCTCCTGGCACCTCCCAACACCAAGGAAT GTGCAGGAGCCATTCCGGGGGTTTCTGCCAGCTTCCCCAGCACCGCTGACAGCAGCACCCTCTCTACTCTCCAGCACGCCCGTAAAG CAGAACTCTCAGGCCAGGGACACCTGGCCACGGCTCTGATCATTGCCATGTCCACCATCTTCATCATGGCCATCGCAATTGTGCTCATCATCATGTTCTACATCATGAAGACAAAACCTTCTGCCCCAGGTGACTGCTCCCCAATGCCTGTTCCGAGATCCCCCCTTGAACAAGTCCATCAACTCGCCCCATTGGTGAGCTTAGCTGCTCACACCCTTCTCTTTTCCCAACTAGCCTGCTGCAGCAGCCACTCCGTGAAAAGTGTGGAAGCCCAAGTGAgcaaggaagaggagaagaaagaagcccCAG ACAATGTGGTGATTTTCTCTGAGAAGGATGAATTTGAgaagctgacagcagctccagcAAAGACGGCCAAGAG CGAGAACGATGCCTCCTCCGAGAACGAGCAGCTGCTGAGCCGGAGCATAGACAGTGACGAGGAGCCCGCCCCTGACAAGCAGGGCCCCCCCGAGCTGTGCCTGCTGTCTCTGGTGCATCTGGCCAGGGAGAGGTCAGCCACTACCACCAAGTCCACTGGG ATTCAAAGCCGAAGGAAAAAGATATTGGATGTGTATGCCAACGTATGTGGAGTTGTCGAAG GCCTCAGCCCCACCGAGCTGCCCTTCGACTGCCTGGAGAAGACCAGCCGCATGCTCAGCGCCACTTACAACTCTGAGAAGGCCATCGTGAAAACATGGCGCCACCTTGCCGAGAGCTTCGGACTAAAGCGGGACGAGATCGGGGGCATGACTGACGGCATGCAGCTGTTTGACCGCATCAGCACCGCAGGCTACAGCATCCCGGAGCTGCTCACGAAGCTGGTGCAGATCGAGCGGCTGGATGCAGTGGAGTCCTTGTGCGCAGACATACTGGAGTGGGCTGGGGTCTTGCCACCCACCTCCCAGCTGCCCACTGCATCCTGA